From a single Lates calcarifer isolate ASB-BC8 linkage group LG12, TLL_Latcal_v3, whole genome shotgun sequence genomic region:
- the arpc4 gene encoding actin-related protein 2/3 complex subunit 4, with translation MTATLRPYLNAVRATLQAALCLENFSSQVVERHNKPEVEVRSSKELLLQPVIISRNDKEKVLIEGSINSVRVSIAVKQADEIEKILCHKFMRFMMMRAENFFILRRKPVEGYDISFLITNFHTEQMYKHKLVDFVIHFMEEIDKEISEMKLSVNARARIVAEEFLKNF, from the exons ATG ACTGCAACCTTGCGCCCCTATCTCAATGCAGTGCGTGCCACTCTGCAGGCCGCCCTCTGTCTGGAGAATTTCTCCTCGCAAGTGGTGGAGAGACACAACAAGCCAGAGGTGGAAGTGCG GAGTAGTAAAGAACTGCTTCTGCAGCCTGTGATCATCAGCCGTAACGACAAGGAGAAAGTTCTGATCGAAGGCTCTATCAACTCCGTCAGAGTCAGCATCGCTGTCAAGCAG gctgaTGAGATTGAGAAGATTCTGTGCCATAAATTCATGCGCTTCATGATGATGAGGGCAGAGAACTTCTTCATCCTCAGGAGGAAACCAGTTGAG ggcTATGACATCAGTTTTCTCATCACCAACTTCCACACAGAGCAGATGTACAAACATAAACTGGTGGACTTTGTCATTCATTTCATGGAGGAAATTGACAAAGAAATCAGTGAAATGAAGCTGTCTGTCAACGCCAGGGCTCGTATTGTCGCTGAAGAGTTTCTCAAAAAT TTCTGA
- the LOC108881496 gene encoding ras-related protein rab7, with the protein MTSRKKVLLKVIILGDSGVGKTSLMNQYVNKKFSNQYKATIGADFLTKEVMVDDRLVTMQIWDTAGQERFQSLGVAFYRGADCCVLVFDVTAPNTFKTLDSWRDEFLIQASPRDPENFPFVVLGNKIDLENRQVTTKRAQAWCQSKNNIPYFETSAKEAINVEQAFQTIARNALKQETEVELYNEFPEPIKLDRNDRAKPSPESCSC; encoded by the exons ATGACATCCAGGAAGAAAGTGCTCTTGAAAGTCATCATCCTGGGCGATTCCGG TGTTGGAAAGACCTCCCTAATGAACCAGTACGTGAACAAGAAGTTTAGTAACCAGTACAAAGCTACAATAGGAGCAGACTTCCTGACCAAGGAGGTGATGGTGGACGACCGGCTCGTTACAATGCAG ATCTGGGACACGGCCGGCCAGGAGAGGTTCCAGTCTTTGGGTGTTGCATTCTACCGTGGGGCTGACTGCTGTGTACTGGTGTTTGATGTGACCGCACCCAATACCTTCAAGACACTCGACAGCTGGAGGGATGAGTTTCTGATCCAGGCCAGCCCTCGAGATCCTGAGAACTTTCCCTTTGTGGTGCTCGGCAACAAGATTGACTTGGAGAATAGACAG GTAACCACCAAAAGGGCTCAGGCTTGGTGTCAGAGTAAGAACAACATCCCCTACTTTGAGACCAGCGCCAAAGAAGCCATAAATGTAGAACAGGCATTCCAGACAATTGCACGTAACGCCCTCAAACAG GAGACAGAGGTCGAGTTGTATAATGAATTCCCAGAACCAATAAAACTGGATAGGAACGACAGAGCTAAACCTTCACCAGAAAGCTGCAGCTGCTAA
- the si:ch211-157b11.8 gene encoding fibroleukin produces the protein MIPFGSLGTLPLLSLYVGALLSLDASPTCTHPPCRDSLVAAPIPPGTGVGVGTRACEGQTGTAACKMGVSLSAVSDVSRRVEHRPDFPQAQPKTGGVRERLVQLQRCMHSIQETGGPWSHGGHESNSLGAILALMAAVLTECDLHCHSQALGAMAKRLESAAVGREGEKDLLLFLKSITQYPPTVAPLERLHPQDCAEIYRLGIKENGIYTIQPDLHRPALEAKCDMETAGGGWTVIQNRQDGSLDFNRTWQEYREGFGSPQGEHWLGNTALYALTSSGQHQLRIELEDWHQQRRHATYNNFKVASEAQRYRLTAREYSGDAGNALSYSKRYNHDGRSFSTADRDHDRYTAGNCGHYYGAGWWFDACLAANLNGRYYRGRYSGVTNGIYWGTWYILTDGRTGERYSFKRVEMKTRPRNFVGTS, from the exons ATGATTCCTTTTGGTTCTCTTGGTACgcttcctctgctgtcactgtatGTGGGAGCTCTGCTGTCCTTAGATGCATCCCCGACCTGCACACACCCTCCCTGCAGGGACAGTCTGGTGGCTGCACCCATCCCGCCTGGGACGGGAGTAGGAGTGGGTACCAGGGCCTGTGAGGGTCAGACTGGGACAGCAGCCTGCAAGATGGGGGTTTCACTTTCAGCCGTCTCAGACGTCTCTCGGAGGGTGGAGCACAGGCCTGATTTCCCCCAGGCTCAGCCTAAG ACTGGAGGTGTGAGAGAGCGACTAGTTCAACTGCAGCGCTGCATGCACTCTATCCAGGAAACGGGGGGGCCCTGGAGTCACGGGGGCCATGAGAGCAACTCTCTAGGGGCCATCCTGGCACTAATGGCAGCTGTGCTGACAGAGTGTGACCTCCACTGTCACAGCCAGGCCCTTGGGGCAATGGCCAAAAGACTGG AGAGTGCAGCTGtgggaagagagggggagaaagaccTGTTGCTTTTCCTGAAGAGTATCACACAATACCCACCCACAG TTGCCCCCTTGGAGAGGTTACATCCTCAGGACTGTGCAGAGATTTACAGGCTCGGCATCAAAGAGAATGGAATCTACACCATCCAGCCTGACCTGCACAGACCAGCACTGGAG GCTAAATGTGACATGGAGACGGCGGGCGGTGGGTGGACGGTGATCCAGAATCGACAGGACGGTTCGTTGGACTTCAACAGGACGTGGCAGGAATACCGGGAGGGCTTTGGAAGTCCACAGGGAGAGCACTGGCTCGGGAACACGGCGCTGTACGCCCTCACCTCCTCTGGCCAACACCAACTCAGAATTGAGCTGGAGGACTGGCACCAACAGAGACGCCATGCTACCTACAACAATTTCAAAGTAGCCTCAGAGGCACAGAG GTATCGACTAACAGCACGGGAGTACTCCGGTGATGCAGGAAATGCCTTGAGCTACAGCAAACGTTACAACCACGACGGCAGATCCTTCAGCACTGCCGACCGAGACCACGACCGCTACACAGCCGGAAACTGTGGTCATTACTATGGGGCAGGCTGGTGGTTTGATGCCTGCCTGGCAGCTAACCTGAACGGACGGTACTACCGTGGGCGCTACAGTGGGGTGACCAACGGCATCTACTGGGGGACATGGTACATCCTGACAGATGGACGGACTGGAGAACGCTACTCCTTCAAGAGGGTGGAGATGAAAACAAGACCCAGGAACTTTGTGGGGACATCCTAA